The following are from one region of the Alkalinema sp. FACHB-956 genome:
- the cobS gene encoding adenosylcobinamide-GDP ribazoletransferase yields MAWMLRGILPKFISAVTFYTCLPVPSHWPQDFRGIAQFAPWVGLGLGLGLGLLDWGLQGLHLPLLARSGLLVGAGLRLTGGLHLDGAMDTADGLAVMDPDRRLTVMADSRTGAFGAMVAVMILVLKILALSSLPTGRPMILALTLGWARWGQLWAIAAYPYLKAQGKGAFHKEAIQSRWQTVPNLLLLIALGGFLSVFHPAQSRLALGLTIAGPLTAYLTGAWLQHKLGGQTGDTYGAIVEWTEALLFCVATALG; encoded by the coding sequence ATGGCATGGATGCTCAGGGGAATCCTCCCAAAATTTATTAGCGCAGTCACCTTTTATACCTGCCTTCCCGTGCCCTCCCATTGGCCCCAAGATTTTCGGGGAATTGCCCAATTTGCACCGTGGGTTGGCCTAGGGTTGGGCCTAGGGCTAGGACTCCTAGACTGGGGCCTCCAGGGGCTGCATCTGCCGCTTCTCGCCCGATCGGGTCTCCTCGTTGGCGCAGGACTCAGGCTCACCGGCGGACTGCATTTGGACGGAGCTATGGACACCGCCGATGGATTAGCCGTTATGGATCCCGATCGCCGTTTAACCGTCATGGCAGACAGTCGCACGGGAGCCTTCGGAGCCATGGTAGCAGTCATGATTCTGGTACTCAAAATCCTAGCCCTCAGCAGCCTCCCCACAGGCCGCCCAATGATTTTAGCGTTGACCCTAGGCTGGGCTCGCTGGGGACAATTGTGGGCGATCGCCGCCTATCCCTACCTCAAAGCCCAAGGCAAAGGAGCCTTCCACAAAGAAGCGATCCAATCCCGCTGGCAAACCGTGCCCAATTTGCTACTGCTGATCGCCCTCGGCGGATTCCTGTCTGTCTTCCATCCTGCCCAATCCCGCTTAGCCCTGGGCCTCACGATCGCAGGCCCCCTCACCGCCTACCTCACCGGAGCCTGGTTACAGCACAAACTCGGCGGCCAAACCGGGGACACCTACGGCGCGATCGTCGAATGGACCGAAGCCTTGCTATTCTGCGTCGCAACAGCCTTGGGATAG